A genome region from Gardnerella vaginalis includes the following:
- a CDS encoding RelA/SpoT domain-containing protein has protein sequence MTISRSQANRAGKILKTGKISDEYYDAISILDAWRKQHENPAKIFFKKLLEITNKYPNSIATYRLKRKESILNKLNRNNNHFKLGEIDDIVGCRVIVDSVDEVYKIYNEIIGLKQSGYIGIKTIKDYIKEPESSGYRSLHVIINQLCSYGEESRTYRIELQIRTRLQHYWSTAVEAMGEIDGVEYKNPTLSACDNTRRIKSCLKFFKLISELVIAREYKNSTSNKTIESINAELEKPDFREIIEDLTLVQESISIKIHGSFDISEKRLYLLEFSRETQELSVYSYTIDLTDEAIEDYNNSENNIRYKKKYGVNNDDSQKKDKNQKDSSINNRITVNTKVRDINRVLVYAKNNEQLYDAYPNYSYAIGKFIDFVGNRK, from the coding sequence ATGACAATTAGCAGAAGCCAAGCAAATAGAGCAGGAAAAATACTCAAAACTGGCAAAATTTCAGATGAGTATTATGATGCAATATCAATTCTTGACGCATGGCGTAAACAGCATGAAAATCCTGCTAAAATCTTTTTCAAAAAACTTCTTGAGATTACAAATAAATACCCAAACTCAATTGCAACCTATCGTCTTAAACGTAAAGAGTCAATACTTAATAAATTGAATCGCAATAATAATCATTTTAAATTAGGAGAAATAGACGATATAGTAGGGTGCAGAGTGATAGTTGATTCTGTAGACGAAGTATATAAAATCTACAATGAAATTATTGGTCTTAAACAATCAGGATACATAGGTATTAAAACCATAAAGGACTATATAAAAGAGCCTGAATCATCTGGCTATAGATCCTTGCACGTAATAATAAATCAACTCTGCTCTTATGGAGAAGAAAGCAGAACGTATAGGATTGAACTACAAATACGAACTAGGCTACAACATTATTGGTCTACTGCTGTAGAAGCAATGGGAGAAATTGATGGCGTAGAATATAAGAATCCTACTTTGTCTGCATGTGACAATACGCGTCGTATAAAATCCTGCTTAAAATTCTTCAAATTAATATCTGAATTAGTTATTGCAAGAGAATATAAAAACAGCACGTCAAATAAGACTATTGAATCAATAAATGCAGAATTAGAAAAACCTGATTTTAGGGAAATCATTGAAGATCTTACATTAGTACAAGAAAGTATTTCTATTAAAATCCATGGAAGCTTTGACATAAGTGAAAAAAGACTATATTTGCTAGAATTTTCTCGCGAAACACAGGAACTGAGTGTATACTCATACACAATTGATCTAACAGATGAAGCGATAGAAGACTACAACAATAGTGAAAATAATATTAGATATAAGAAAAAATATGGCGTGAATAATGATGATTCACAGAAAAAAGATAAGAATCAAAAAGATTCATCGATCAATAACAGAATTACAGTAAATACAAAAGTCAGAGATATCAATAGGGTTCTTGTGTATGCAAAAAACAATGAACAACTGTACGACGCATATCCTAACTATTCATATGCTATAGGAAAATTCATCGATTTTGTAGGAAATAGAAAATAA
- a CDS encoding Panacea domain-containing protein produces MTTIFNVAAYILELTGTVTTMKLQKLAYYSQAYCLATTGNPLFCENFQAWRNGPVAPTLFSRHRGKFLIRKGEINLSDIEQSDSNILTDNQKRIIEKVCDKFGAYTGSQLSERTHKEAPWSDLREGVDDSAVCSKVITKDSLKEYYTRNPLF; encoded by the coding sequence ATGACGACAATTTTTAATGTAGCTGCGTATATCCTTGAGCTTACTGGAACTGTTACTACTATGAAGTTGCAGAAGTTGGCTTATTATTCGCAGGCTTATTGTTTAGCCACTACTGGAAATCCGTTGTTTTGTGAGAATTTTCAGGCTTGGAGAAATGGTCCTGTGGCCCCGACTCTGTTTAGTCGCCATCGCGGTAAGTTTTTGATTCGTAAAGGCGAGATCAATCTTTCGGATATTGAGCAGTCTGATTCCAATATTTTAACTGACAATCAAAAGCGTATTATTGAGAAGGTATGCGATAAATTTGGTGCGTATACTGGCAGTCAGTTGAGTGAAAGAACGCACAAAGAAGCTCCATGGAGTGATTTGCGTGAAGGTGTTGATGACTCGGCTGTTTGCTCTAAAGTGATTACCAAAGATTCTTTGAAAGAGTACTACACTCGTAATCCTTTGTTTTAA